The proteins below are encoded in one region of Leptospira hartskeerlii:
- a CDS encoding TonB-dependent receptor domain-containing protein — MKIKLFAIALLVFTFSENAFAQAAGKVRGKIVDGDNGEPVFGATIVVRAVKKFAKTDFDGAYDLELPLGTHEIEFQMIGFSAQKRTVTVTPGKPQVVNITFGLQTLETVDVKGRALNDAEAALLALQKKSSSVSDGISKEAIKKSPDSSAGEVVRRVTGITLVGGKFVFVRGLGERYSNTELNDTLVPSTEPDKRVVALDIFPSGVLKNVRIIKTFIPELPAEFSGGLVKIETQEYPEEKLFSVSVGAGGNYNTTGHKFLNMNQGNMLGGVNDNQKNPLANVPNVTPVVPGSIFGGYDPAIVQASSAEFNQKWTPDKGPAPFDRNFSINYGDTFKVGATSRIGILVGSTYNRNYRFRQEESNRYLGVAAFPNTTAGSTLNKLQDQKADLYTEERNWGNNMNLAYEITKGQQVFIKSLYTQQGEGVVRDAQGNDYINLAHFKALTTQYTSSLIQHHTLGGDHALNWFGDRAHKFDWRANYAQADRDQPDLQQQVWRQGIGNPNPYDMTRLGDSNDGSRFFSNTRDISRTLKLNYEIPFDQWSGLKALLKLGTYSMAREKDFTFFWYGQKPNTATGLERYPLPGEVYSNPITFLDNTNQFSQQLPGQSNAYAASQKLQAYYSQVDLPILPKLKVLVGMRYEDSYQKVKTYYTGNTTSFLNLDYGCGVSDDTVRVALIRNNICDQFNNGVGELRTKDRLPSFNLNWELAKDQIVRAAVTQTLTRPDLRELSPFGFTPYYGANTIFGNSSLQRSYIHNYDLRYEYYLNPTDYVGVGAFFKQISDPIEMIGQPVAGGISQKFTFANAQQATIRGVEFDFRKEITSWLRFETNMFFIKSRVDVLSWEQYIAVQSGLVDTLSRVAAYNPTNLSRPLQGQSPFVFNLRFDFFLNEKKTQTIGVYYNYFADRLYAVGANYLPDAYERAVGLTDVVYTAKRGDHLEFKVSAQNIFDTRYRVYQKNELTGEKDLFLSYRTGVSYAFQATYKL; from the coding sequence ATGAAAATAAAACTTTTTGCAATCGCTTTACTGGTCTTCACTTTTTCGGAGAATGCTTTCGCACAGGCGGCAGGAAAAGTCAGGGGAAAAATCGTAGATGGAGACAATGGAGAACCTGTTTTTGGTGCTACCATTGTAGTTCGAGCAGTCAAAAAATTCGCTAAGACCGATTTTGACGGCGCGTATGATCTGGAACTTCCGCTTGGAACTCATGAAATAGAATTCCAAATGATCGGATTCTCTGCTCAAAAGAGAACAGTGACTGTCACTCCAGGAAAACCTCAAGTGGTCAATATCACCTTCGGTCTCCAAACTCTGGAAACTGTAGATGTTAAAGGAAGAGCCTTGAACGACGCGGAAGCTGCCCTTCTCGCATTACAAAAGAAATCTTCATCCGTTTCTGACGGTATCTCGAAAGAAGCCATCAAGAAAAGCCCGGACTCCTCTGCAGGTGAAGTGGTTCGAAGAGTTACAGGGATCACATTAGTCGGCGGTAAATTCGTATTCGTTCGCGGTTTGGGAGAACGTTATTCCAACACAGAATTGAATGATACTTTAGTTCCATCCACTGAGCCAGATAAACGGGTTGTTGCGTTAGACATCTTCCCTTCCGGAGTGTTAAAGAACGTTCGGATCATTAAGACGTTCATCCCGGAACTACCTGCTGAATTTTCTGGAGGTCTTGTAAAGATCGAGACCCAAGAATATCCGGAAGAGAAATTATTCAGTGTTTCTGTTGGTGCTGGTGGAAACTATAATACCACAGGTCATAAATTCTTAAACATGAACCAAGGAAATATGTTGGGAGGAGTGAACGACAACCAAAAGAACCCTCTTGCAAATGTTCCGAATGTGACTCCTGTAGTTCCAGGATCCATCTTTGGTGGATATGATCCTGCTATAGTCCAAGCAAGTAGTGCTGAATTTAATCAAAAATGGACCCCGGATAAGGGTCCTGCTCCTTTCGACAGAAACTTCTCCATCAACTATGGAGATACTTTTAAAGTTGGAGCAACTTCTCGTATTGGTATTTTAGTAGGTTCAACATATAACCGAAACTATAGATTCAGACAAGAAGAATCAAATCGATACTTAGGTGTTGCGGCTTTTCCAAATACAACTGCAGGTTCTACTCTAAATAAACTCCAGGACCAAAAAGCTGACCTCTATACTGAGGAAAGAAACTGGGGAAATAACATGAACCTTGCTTATGAGATTACTAAAGGCCAACAAGTCTTTATCAAATCACTTTATACTCAACAAGGCGAAGGAGTTGTTCGTGATGCTCAAGGTAATGATTATATTAACTTAGCTCACTTCAAGGCACTAACAACCCAATATACCAGCAGCTTGATCCAACACCATACTTTAGGTGGAGACCATGCTCTAAACTGGTTTGGAGATCGTGCACATAAGTTCGACTGGAGAGCGAACTACGCTCAAGCAGACAGAGACCAGCCTGATTTACAACAACAGGTTTGGAGACAAGGGATAGGAAATCCGAACCCTTATGATATGACCAGATTAGGAGATTCTAACGACGGATCTAGATTCTTCTCAAATACTAGAGATATTTCCAGAACATTAAAACTGAATTATGAGATTCCTTTTGATCAGTGGTCAGGATTGAAAGCTTTACTCAAATTAGGAACTTATTCGATGGCAAGAGAGAAAGACTTTACGTTTTTCTGGTATGGCCAAAAGCCTAACACTGCCACAGGTTTAGAACGTTATCCTCTTCCTGGGGAAGTATATTCAAATCCTATAACATTCTTAGACAATACGAACCAGTTTTCACAACAATTACCGGGTCAGTCTAACGCGTATGCCGCTTCTCAAAAGTTACAAGCGTATTATAGCCAGGTGGATCTACCAATCCTACCTAAGTTAAAAGTATTAGTCGGTATGCGCTACGAGGATAGTTACCAAAAAGTAAAAACTTACTATACTGGGAATACTACTAGCTTCCTAAATTTGGATTATGGATGCGGTGTAAGCGATGACACTGTTCGAGTTGCATTAATCAGGAATAATATTTGCGATCAGTTCAATAATGGAGTGGGAGAACTCAGAACAAAGGACCGCCTTCCATCTTTCAATTTAAACTGGGAACTTGCAAAAGATCAGATCGTAAGAGCAGCAGTCACCCAAACTCTTACAAGACCTGACTTAAGAGAATTATCGCCTTTCGGATTTACTCCTTATTATGGAGCAAACACTATATTTGGTAACTCTTCATTACAAAGATCTTATATCCATAACTACGATCTACGTTATGAATATTATCTAAATCCGACCGACTATGTTGGGGTAGGAGCATTCTTCAAACAAATCTCCGATCCGATAGAAATGATCGGCCAACCGGTTGCAGGTGGAATTAGCCAAAAATTCACGTTTGCTAACGCTCAACAGGCAACCATCCGAGGGGTAGAATTTGATTTCAGAAAGGAAATCACTAGCTGGCTTCGTTTTGAAACGAATATGTTCTTTATTAAATCCAGAGTGGATGTACTCTCTTGGGAACAATATATTGCAGTTCAATCAGGTTTAGTAGATACGCTTTCCAGAGTCGCCGCTTATAACCCGACGAATCTTTCAAGACCTCTGCAAGGGCAGTCTCCATTCGTATTCAACCTGAGATTTGACTTTTTCTTAAACGAGAAAAAGACACAAACAATCGGGGTATATTATAACTACTTTGCAGATAGATTATATGCAGTGGGTGCGAACTATCTACCGGACGCTTATGAAAGAGCAGTTGGTTTGACCGACGTTGTTTATACAGCCAAAAGAGGAGACCATCTTGAATTCAAGGTTTCTGCTCAGAATATTTTTGATACTCGCTATAGAGTGTATCAGAAAAACGAGCTAACCGGAGAGAAGGATCTATTCCTTTCTTATAGAACAGGGGTAAGTTACGCTTTCCAAGCTACTTATAAGCTTTAA